The Sulfurospirillum deleyianum DSM 6946 nucleotide sequence TGGTGCGCATACGGTGGCATTTACTGCCCGTAGCGGTTGGACAAAAACATGGTTTCACAACCTCGCACAAGCCTATGGTTCTCATAACCTGTTTGGACACGAAGCAACCTGTCCATTAGCGTATGGTATGGCGGCGAAAGATGTCTACAATCACGGAAGTATTGGGCGTGATTTTGCCAAAGCCAAATACATTATCAACATGGGTCACAATGTTTTTGAAGGGATTGTTATCTCGTATGCTCGTGCGTATATGGATGCCCTTTCTCATGGTGCGAAACTCGTCACGTTAGAGCCTAGACTTTCAACCATGGCAGCCAAATCAACCGAATGGCATGCGATTAAACCAGGGCATGATTTGCCATTTGTTTTGGCGTTTATTCATACCTTGATTCATGAAAATCTTTACGATAAAAAATTTGTTGAGAAGTATTGTGAAGGGTTTGAGGAGTTAAAAGCTTCTGTTGAACCATATACTCCTGAGAAGATGGCTGTTGAGTGTGATATTCCAGCCGATACGATTAAACGCTTAGCCAGAGAGTTTGCAAAAGCGGCTCCAAAAGCGGTTTTTGACTATGGTCACCGTGTAACATTTACTCCTCAAGAGTTAGAGCTTCGCCGTGCGATGATGATGGTAAATGCTCTTGTGGGTGCTGTGGAGAAAGAGGGTGGATACTATTTGGGTAAAAGTGCGGATTTTTACAACCAGTTTATCGGTGAGGGTGATCCCAAAGCACCTAAACTTAAAAAACCAAAAATTCCTGCGTATCCAAAAGTGAGTGTTCCTCGCATTGATAGAATTGGCGAAAAAGACAGTGAATTTTTCTTAGCCAAAAAAGGGGCTGGTATTGTGACGTTGGTGCCACATGCGGCACTTAAAGAGCTTCCAGGAGTAGGTTACAAAATTCATGGTTGGTTTATTGCCCGTAATAATCCTGTGATGACACAATCGAATATGGAAAATGTCATTAAAGCGCTGAAGGCGATGGATTTGGTGGTCGTTCATGACATTCAAGTCTCCGATACGGCATGGTTTGCGGATGTTGTTCTTCCAGATACGACCTATCTTGAAAGAGATGAAGAGTTTACCGCCAGTGGTAGCAAAAACCCAAGTTACGGTGTGGGTCGCCAAAAAGTGGTTGAACCCGTAGGCGATGCACGTCCGGGTTGGCGTGTGGCAAAAGAGTTAGCGGAAAAAATGGGTTTAAGTGCGTACTTCCCATACAAAGACATTGAGGATTATCGTTTGCAACAAGTGGGCGATAATATTGATTTACTCGCCAAACTCAAAGCCAACGGCAGTGCGAGTTTTGGTGTGCCTCTTTTATTGCAAGATAAAAAAAGTGTTGCAAATTTTGTGAAAAAATTTCCATCTGCCGCGGTGCATGTTAATGAGGAAGGCACGATCGATTTTCCTCACAAAATTAAACTCTTTAGTCCCAAACTTGAAGAGGTTTCTAAAAAAGGAGCCCTTAGTTACGAGCCGTACAAATACAAAGAGAATGATGAGCTCTATTTTATCAATGGAAAATCAGCCGTTCGTACCAATGGTCATAACGGTAACAATGTGTGGCTTAATAACTTATTGGATGATGCGGCGGTGTGGATTCATCCAAAAACAGCAGCACGACTGGGCATTAAAAATGGCGATAATATCGAGGTTTATAACAAATACTCTAGCC carries:
- the phsA gene encoding thiosulfate reductase PhsA; amino-acid sequence: MTQMLSRRGFLKLSSTAAAVAGFSSIPGTLGAMDEIKKQYKGNTKFTPSICEMCTSSCTIEARVEDGKGMFIRGNPKDKSRGGKVCARGSAGFNQLYDPQRLVKPIMRVGERGEGKWKEVSWDEAYTFIAKKLDEIKQKHGAHTVAFTARSGWTKTWFHNLAQAYGSHNLFGHEATCPLAYGMAAKDVYNHGSIGRDFAKAKYIINMGHNVFEGIVISYARAYMDALSHGAKLVTLEPRLSTMAAKSTEWHAIKPGHDLPFVLAFIHTLIHENLYDKKFVEKYCEGFEELKASVEPYTPEKMAVECDIPADTIKRLAREFAKAAPKAVFDYGHRVTFTPQELELRRAMMMVNALVGAVEKEGGYYLGKSADFYNQFIGEGDPKAPKLKKPKIPAYPKVSVPRIDRIGEKDSEFFLAKKGAGIVTLVPHAALKELPGVGYKIHGWFIARNNPVMTQSNMENVIKALKAMDLVVVHDIQVSDTAWFADVVLPDTTYLERDEEFTASGSKNPSYGVGRQKVVEPVGDARPGWRVAKELAEKMGLSAYFPYKDIEDYRLQQVGDNIDLLAKLKANGSASFGVPLLLQDKKSVANFVKKFPSAAVHVNEEGTIDFPHKIKLFSPKLEEVSKKGALSYEPYKYKENDELYFINGKSAVRTNGHNGNNVWLNNLLDDAAVWIHPKTAARLGIKNGDNIEVYNKYSSQKGKALVTKGVREDTVFAYFGFGHVSKELKRAYGKGVHSNALYSPHVSANCGMNLHVVGVKVKKA